One segment of Primulina tabacum isolate GXHZ01 chromosome 6, ASM2559414v2, whole genome shotgun sequence DNA contains the following:
- the LOC142548283 gene encoding 4-coumarate--CoA ligase-like 1, whose amino-acid sequence MGTDAKNLAEDEIIFRSKCQPVSVPDDITLPEFVLSNMDLYLDKMAVVDAVTGKGYTYREVSRDIKRFSKAVRSLGLRKGRVVVVLLPNVAEYAIIALGIMAAGGVFSGANPSAHASEIQKQVEAADAKLIVTDGLTYHKVKDLGLPIIIQGEDRVDGTIYWDELLEAADKANTDAINEKVEQTDLCALPFSSGTTGLSKGVMLTHRNLVANLCSSLFSVGPELIGQITILGLIPFFHIYGLTGICCATIRNKGKVVLMRRYELRTFLNALITQEVTFAPIVPPIILGLVKNPIVDEFDLSKLRLRSIMTAAAPLAPEILKEFEKKFPGVEVQEAYGMTEHSCITLTHGDPNKGHGIAKRNSVGFILPNLEVKFIDPETGHSLPKNTPGEICVRSQCVMKGYYKNEYETTLTIDKDGWLHTGDIGYIDDDGDVFLVDRIKELVKYKGFQVAPAELEAILLTHPSVEDAAVVGLPDEESGEIPAASVVLNSKAKESEEDIMNYVSSNVAGYKRVRVLQFVDSIPKSPSGKIMRRIIKENMIKNI is encoded by the exons GGACAAGATGGCAGTTGTGGATGCAGTTACTGGGAAAGGCTACACTTACAGGGAAGTGAGCAGAGATATCAAGAGATTCTCCAAGGCTGTTAGGTCACTCGGGCTGAGGAAAGGCAGAGTCGTGGTGGTGCTCCTCCCCAATGTGGCAGAGTATGCTATCATTGCACTTGGAATCATGGCTGCAGGGGGAGTTTTTTCTGGTGCGAACCCCAGTGCTCACGCATCAGAAATACAGAAGCAAGTCGAGGCTGCTGATGCAAAGCTTATTGTAACAGATGGATTAACCTATCACAAG GTAAAGGATTTGGGATTGCCCATTATAATACAAGGCGAAGACCGTGTGGATGGAACTATATACTGGGATGAACTGCTTGAGGCAGCAGACAAGGCTAATACTGATGCTATTAATGAAAAAGTGGAACAGACTGATCTATGTGCCCTTCCATTCTCATCAG GCACCACTGGATTGTCAAAGGGTGTGATGTTAACACACCGAAACCTGGTGGCTAACCTCTGCTCATCCCTATTCAGCGTTGGCCCTGAACTAATTGGTCAGATCACCATACTAGGCCTAATACCATTTTTTCACATATATGGCCTAACTGGAATTTGCTGTGCCACCATAAGGAACAAAGGGAAAGTTGTATTGATGCGTCGGTACGAGCTCCGGACATTTCTTAATGCACTGATCACACAAGAGGTCACGTTTGCACCTATTGTCCCACCCATTATTCTGGGATTGGTCAAGAACCCTATCGTGGATGAATTTGATCTTAGTAAACTCAGGCTTAGGTCCATCATGACTGCTGCAGCTCCTCTCGCTCCAGAAATTCTTAAAGAATTTGAAAAGAAGTTTCCTGGTGTTGAAGTCCAAGAG GCATATGGAATGACGGAGCATAGCTGCATTACACTGACTCATGGGGATCCAAacaagggacatggaattgcaAAGAGGAATTCAGTAGGATTCATTCTTCCAAATTTGGAAGTGAAATTCATCGATCCCGAAACAGGTCACTCACTTCCCAAGAACACACCTGGAGAAATCTGTGTGCGAAGCCAGTGCGTAATGAAAG GATACTACAAGAATGAATATGAAACCACTCTCACCATTGACAAAGACGGGTGGCTTCATACTGGAGATATAGGCTACATCGACGACGATGGGGACGTTTTCCTTGTGGATCGAatcaaagaattggtcaaataCAAAGGTTTCCAG GTTGCTCCAGCTGAATTAGAGGCCATCCTTCTAACACACCCTTCAGTTGAAGATGCTGCTGTAGTGGG GTTACCTGACGAAGAATCCGGAGAGATACCAGCTGCATCTGTCGTATTAAACTCGAAAGCAAAAGAAAGTGAAGAGGATATAATGAACTACGTTTCATCCAATGTGGCCGGCTACAAACGAGTGAGGGTGCTTCAGTTTGTGGACTCTATCCCGAAATCGCCTTCGGGGAAGATAATGAGAAGGATCATCAAGGAAAACATGATAAAGAATATATAG